One Odontesthes bonariensis isolate fOdoBon6 chromosome 17, fOdoBon6.hap1, whole genome shotgun sequence genomic window carries:
- the snap23.1 gene encoding synaptosome associated protein 23.1 isoform X2 gives MPQNIELGATGGAAKQDPSKMEDMTVEQMAIRANQVTDESLESTRRMLQMAEETKQTGVNTMVMLDQQGEQLRGVEEGMDKINVDMRQAEKNLTDLSKCCGLCVCPCDRVSSIESDSRYKRTWGIRGGEGEGDANSSGVVSRQPSGVRNGQAPQVNAPAPSGPYIKRITNDAREDEMEENLDMVGSIVGNLKNMALDMGNEIDSQNKQIDRITEKADMNKVRIDEANQRANKLIK, from the exons AT GCCGCAGAATATCGAGCTCGGTGCCACGGGAGGAGCCGCCAAACAGGACCCCAGCAAAATGGAAGACATGACTGTGGAACAGATGGCGATCAGAGCCAACCAAGTGACTGACGAG TCGCTGGAAAGCACACGGAGGATGCTGCAGATGGCAGAAGAG ACCAAACAGACTGGCGTCAACACCATGGTCATGCTGGATCAACAAGGAG AGCAGCTGAGGGGTGTGGAAGAGGGCATGGACAAGATCAACGTGGACATGAGACAGGCTGAGAAAAACTTGACTGACCTGTCCAAGTGCTGCGGCCTCTGCGTCTGCCCGTGTGACAG GGTTTCATCAATCGAGAGTGACTCGCGTTACAAGCGCACCTGGGGTATCAGAGGAGGTGAGGGCGAGGGCGACGCCAACAGCTCGGGAGTAGTCTCGAGGCAGCCCTCGGGCGTTCGCAATGGCCAAGCTCCCCAGGTGAACGCCCCGGCACCGTCGGGTCCCTACATCAAGAG GATAACCAACGACGCACGTGAGGATGAAATGGAGGAGAATCTTGATATGGTCGGCAGCATCGTCGGCAACCTGAAAAACATGGCCCTCGACATGGGCAACGAAATAGACAGTCAGAACAAACAGATTGACCGTATCACCGAAAAG GCGGACATGAACAAAGTGCGCATCGATGAAGCCAACCAGAGAGCCAACAAGCTCATCAAATAG
- the snap23.1 gene encoding synaptosome associated protein 23.1 isoform X1 has product MNGPQNIELGATGGAAKQDPSKMEDMTVEQMAIRANQVTDESLESTRRMLQMAEETKQTGVNTMVMLDQQGEQLRGVEEGMDKINVDMRQAEKNLTDLSKCCGLCVCPCDRVSSIESDSRYKRTWGIRGGEGEGDANSSGVVSRQPSGVRNGQAPQVNAPAPSGPYIKRITNDAREDEMEENLDMVGSIVGNLKNMALDMGNEIDSQNKQIDRITEKADMNKVRIDEANQRANKLIK; this is encoded by the exons ATGAATGG GCCGCAGAATATCGAGCTCGGTGCCACGGGAGGAGCCGCCAAACAGGACCCCAGCAAAATGGAAGACATGACTGTGGAACAGATGGCGATCAGAGCCAACCAAGTGACTGACGAG TCGCTGGAAAGCACACGGAGGATGCTGCAGATGGCAGAAGAG ACCAAACAGACTGGCGTCAACACCATGGTCATGCTGGATCAACAAGGAG AGCAGCTGAGGGGTGTGGAAGAGGGCATGGACAAGATCAACGTGGACATGAGACAGGCTGAGAAAAACTTGACTGACCTGTCCAAGTGCTGCGGCCTCTGCGTCTGCCCGTGTGACAG GGTTTCATCAATCGAGAGTGACTCGCGTTACAAGCGCACCTGGGGTATCAGAGGAGGTGAGGGCGAGGGCGACGCCAACAGCTCGGGAGTAGTCTCGAGGCAGCCCTCGGGCGTTCGCAATGGCCAAGCTCCCCAGGTGAACGCCCCGGCACCGTCGGGTCCCTACATCAAGAG GATAACCAACGACGCACGTGAGGATGAAATGGAGGAGAATCTTGATATGGTCGGCAGCATCGTCGGCAACCTGAAAAACATGGCCCTCGACATGGGCAACGAAATAGACAGTCAGAACAAACAGATTGACCGTATCACCGAAAAG GCGGACATGAACAAAGTGCGCATCGATGAAGCCAACCAGAGAGCCAACAAGCTCATCAAATAG
- the snap23.1 gene encoding synaptosome associated protein 23.1 isoform X3 — MEDMTVEQMAIRANQVTDESLESTRRMLQMAEETKQTGVNTMVMLDQQGEQLRGVEEGMDKINVDMRQAEKNLTDLSKCCGLCVCPCDRVSSIESDSRYKRTWGIRGGEGEGDANSSGVVSRQPSGVRNGQAPQVNAPAPSGPYIKRITNDAREDEMEENLDMVGSIVGNLKNMALDMGNEIDSQNKQIDRITEKADMNKVRIDEANQRANKLIK, encoded by the exons ATGGAAGACATGACTGTGGAACAGATGGCGATCAGAGCCAACCAAGTGACTGACGAG TCGCTGGAAAGCACACGGAGGATGCTGCAGATGGCAGAAGAG ACCAAACAGACTGGCGTCAACACCATGGTCATGCTGGATCAACAAGGAG AGCAGCTGAGGGGTGTGGAAGAGGGCATGGACAAGATCAACGTGGACATGAGACAGGCTGAGAAAAACTTGACTGACCTGTCCAAGTGCTGCGGCCTCTGCGTCTGCCCGTGTGACAG GGTTTCATCAATCGAGAGTGACTCGCGTTACAAGCGCACCTGGGGTATCAGAGGAGGTGAGGGCGAGGGCGACGCCAACAGCTCGGGAGTAGTCTCGAGGCAGCCCTCGGGCGTTCGCAATGGCCAAGCTCCCCAGGTGAACGCCCCGGCACCGTCGGGTCCCTACATCAAGAG GATAACCAACGACGCACGTGAGGATGAAATGGAGGAGAATCTTGATATGGTCGGCAGCATCGTCGGCAACCTGAAAAACATGGCCCTCGACATGGGCAACGAAATAGACAGTCAGAACAAACAGATTGACCGTATCACCGAAAAG GCGGACATGAACAAAGTGCGCATCGATGAAGCCAACCAGAGAGCCAACAAGCTCATCAAATAG